The proteins below come from a single Podarcis muralis chromosome 8, rPodMur119.hap1.1, whole genome shotgun sequence genomic window:
- the BHLHE22 gene encoding class E basic helix-loop-helix protein 22, with the protein MERALNLPTDEDIFHKSYSASAKRMESAFRSPPGLELVAHQAPPPRESRQAPPSPLGCYEPGDSEVLLREGAGAGALVAGDPLGGSVCVKYGPGPTTSRSSVAESSGGEQSPDDDSDGRCELLLRGPGGGSGAGVVVGAGGALLKAPEGGACSNSHHGPGGGGGKKSKEQKALRLNINARERRRMHDLNDALDELRAVIPYAHSPSVRKLSKIATLLLAKNYILMQAQALDEMRRLVAYLNQGQAISAASLPSSAAAAAAAAAALHPALGAYEQAAAGYPFSAGLPPATSCPEKCALFNSVSSSLCKQCTEKP; encoded by the coding sequence ATGGAGCGGGCTCTCAACCTGCCCACTGATGAGGACATATTCCACAAGAGTTACAGCGCGTCGGCCAAGAGGATGGAGTCCGCCTTTCGCTCGCCGCCGGGGCTGGAGCTGGTCGCCCAccaggcgccgccgccgcgcgagtCCCGCCAGGCGCCGCCGTCTCCCCTCGGCTGCTACGAGCCGGGAGACTCCGAGGTGCTGCTGAGGGAAGGCGCGGGGGCCGGCGCGCTGGTGGCCGGCGACCCTCTGGGCGGCTCGGTGTGCGTCAAGTACGGGCCGGGCCCGACGACCAGCCGCAGCTCGGTGGCCGAGAGCAGCGGCGGCGAGCAGAGCCCCGACGACGACAGCGACGGGCGCTGCGAGCTGCTGCTGCGGGGCCCCGGCGGAGGCAGCGGCGCCGGCGTGGTGGTGGGCGCGGGGGGCGCCCTGCTGAAGGCGCCCGAGGGCGGCGCCTGCTCCAACAGCCACCACGgcccgggcggcggcggcggcaagaaGTCCAAGGAGCAGAAGGCGCTGCGCCTCAACATCAACGCCCGCGAGCGGCGGCGCATGCACGACCTGAACGACGCGCTCGACGAGCTGCGGGCCGTCATCCCGTACGCGCACAGCCCCTCGGTGAGGAAGCTCTCCAAGATCGCCACGCTGCTGCTGGCCAAGAACTACATCCTCATGCAGGCGCAGGCCCTCGACGAGATGCGCCGCCTCGTCGCCtatctcaaccagggccaggccATCTCGGCCGCTTCGCTGCCcagctcggcggcggcggcggcggctgcggcgGCCGCCTTGCACCCGGCGCTCGGGGCCTACGAGCAGGCGGCGGCGGGCTACCCTTTCAGCGCCGGCCTGCCGCCCGCCACCTCGTGCCCGGAGAAATGTGCCCTTTTCAACAGCGTCTCGTCCAGTCTCTGCAAACAGTGCACGGAGAAGCCTTAA